In a single window of the Zea mays cultivar B73 chromosome 5, Zm-B73-REFERENCE-NAM-5.0, whole genome shotgun sequence genome:
- the LOC606441 gene encoding uncharacterized protein LOC606441 has translation MGKYMRKCRGAAGAEVAAVEVTQVVGVRTRSRSAAATGGVAKVVAPRRKRAPAGEPAASVGAGGDGGSCYIHLRSRMLFMAPPQPQPPSVPTPAEAADGAAGQQGAALAAGLSRCSSTASSVHVGGQRGSHTCRSDDAAEAGGDHVLVDVSAASNSGSGPDRERRETTPSSRAHGELSDLESDLAGHKTGPSLPAATPAAELIVPPAHEIQEFFAAAEAAQAKRFASKYNFDFVRGVPLDAGGRFEWAPVVSI, from the exons ATGGGGAAGTACATGCGCAAGTGCaggggggccgcaggcgcggaggTCGCCGCCGTCGAGGTTACGCAGGTCGTCGGCGTCCGCACGAGGTCCAGGTCCGCGGCGGCGACCGGCGGTGTCGCGAAGGTCGTCGCCCCGAGGAGGAAGAGGGCGCCGGCGGGGGAGCCTGCTGCCTCCGTGGGCGCTGGTGGGGACGGCGGAAGCTGCTACATCCACCTGCGTAGCCGCATGCTGTTCATGGCACCGCCTCAGCCGCAGCCGCCGTCGGTTCCGACCCCGGCGGAGGCTGCTGATGGCGCTGCAGGACAGCAGGGCGCGGCGCTCGCGGCCGGGCTCTCGCGTTGCTCCAGCACGGCGTCGTCGGTGCACGTGGGGGGTCAGCGCGGGAGCCACACCTGCCGCTCCGACGACGCTGCAgag GCTGGCGGGGATCACGTCCTGGTGGATGTCTCGGCGGCGAGCAACTCCGGGAGCGGCCCAGACCGCGAGAG GCGAGAGACGACGCCATCGAGCCGGGCGCACGGCGAGCTCAGCGATCTGGAGTCGGATCTGGCGGGGCACAAGACTGGCCCGTCGCTACCGGCGGCAACGCCGGCTGCGGAGCTGATCGTGCCGCCAGCACACGAGATCCAGGAGTTCTTCGCCGCCGCCGAGGCGGCCCAGGCCAAGCGCTTTGCTTCCAA GTACAACTTCGACTTCGTCCGTGGCGTGCCCCTCGACGCCGGCGGCCGGTTCGAGTGGGCGCCGGTGGTCAGCATCTGA
- the LOC100279607 gene encoding uncharacterized protein LOC100279607 isoform 1 (isoform 1 is encoded by transcript variant 1): MACINMYNPDGAPGFGGGPQPPAALGPRVSFSSDFAVEPPPVQNRAMSLRCQEEDVNFEFSVGSHPMMAADQLFSKGRILPLRDNGGCFAAARPTTTLRDELCGGGGGGGGASDDDERASAAGSKGSGRWKEMLGLRKALCVGVGGGGGNGAPAKKVGSGKKGVADDMAASNQVGMHHASASACVHMVEANPVDTLSHQASVCFTQQEL; the protein is encoded by the coding sequence ATGGCGTGCATCAACATGTACAACCCTGACGGCGCGCCCGGGTTCGGCGGCGGGCCGCAGCCGCCGGCCGCGCTGGGCCCGCGCGTCTCCTTCTCCAGCGACTTCGCCGTGGAGCCGCCGCCGGTGCAGAACCGAGCGATGAGCCTGCGGTGCCAGGAGGAGGACGTCAACTTCGAGTTCTCCGTGGGCAGCCACCCCATGATGGCGGCCGACCAGCTCTTCTCCAAGGGCAGGATCCTTCCCCTCAGGGACAACGGCGGCTGCTTCGCCGCCGCGCGGCCAACCACCACGCTGCGCGACGAGCtctgtggcggcggcggcggcggcggcggcgccagcGACGACGACGAGAGGGCCTCCGCCGCCGGAAGCAAGGGGTCCGGCCGGTGGAAGGAGATGCTCGGCCTGCGGAAGGCGCTCTGCGtcggcgtcggcggcggcggcggcaacggCGCTCCCGCCAAGAAGGTTGGTAGCGGCAAGAAGGGCGTCGCCGACGACATGGCAGCGTCCAATCAGGTCGGCATGCATCATGCGTCTGCATCTGCATGCGTCCACATGGTGGAAGCTAATCCGGTCGACACCTTGTCTCATCAAGCATCTGTTTGCTTCACACAGCAGGAGCTATGA
- the LOC100279607 gene encoding uncharacterized protein LOC100279607 isoform 2 (isoform 2 is encoded by transcript variant 2) → MACINMYNPDGAPGFGGGPQPPAALGPRVSFSSDFAVEPPPVQNRAMSLRCQEEDVNFEFSVGSHPMMAADQLFSKGRILPLRDNGGCFAAARPTTTLRDELCGGGGGGGGASDDDERASAAGSKGSGRWKEMLGLRKALCVGVGGGGGNGAPAKKVGSGKKGVADDMAASNQQEL, encoded by the exons ATGGCGTGCATCAACATGTACAACCCTGACGGCGCGCCCGGGTTCGGCGGCGGGCCGCAGCCGCCGGCCGCGCTGGGCCCGCGCGTCTCCTTCTCCAGCGACTTCGCCGTGGAGCCGCCGCCGGTGCAGAACCGAGCGATGAGCCTGCGGTGCCAGGAGGAGGACGTCAACTTCGAGTTCTCCGTGGGCAGCCACCCCATGATGGCGGCCGACCAGCTCTTCTCCAAGGGCAGGATCCTTCCCCTCAGGGACAACGGCGGCTGCTTCGCCGCCGCGCGGCCAACCACCACGCTGCGCGACGAGCtctgtggcggcggcggcggcggcggcggcgccagcGACGACGACGAGAGGGCCTCCGCCGCCGGAAGCAAGGGGTCCGGCCGGTGGAAGGAGATGCTCGGCCTGCGGAAGGCGCTCTGCGtcggcgtcggcggcggcggcggcaacggCGCTCCCGCCAAGAAGGTTGGTAGCGGCAAGAAGGGCGTCGCCGACGACATGGCAGCGTCCAATCAG CAGGAGCTATGA
- the LOC100279607 gene encoding uncharacterized protein LOC100279607 isoform 3 (isoform 3 is encoded by transcript variant 3), which translates to MACINMYNPDGAPGFGGGPQPPAALGPRVSFSSDFAVEPPPVQNRAMSLRCQEEDVNFEFSVGSHPMMAADQLFSKGRILPLRDNGGCFAAARPTTTLRDELCGGGGGGGGASDDDERASAAGSKGSGRWKEMLGLRKALCVGVGGGGGNGAPAKKVGSGKKGVADDMAASNQEL; encoded by the exons ATGGCGTGCATCAACATGTACAACCCTGACGGCGCGCCCGGGTTCGGCGGCGGGCCGCAGCCGCCGGCCGCGCTGGGCCCGCGCGTCTCCTTCTCCAGCGACTTCGCCGTGGAGCCGCCGCCGGTGCAGAACCGAGCGATGAGCCTGCGGTGCCAGGAGGAGGACGTCAACTTCGAGTTCTCCGTGGGCAGCCACCCCATGATGGCGGCCGACCAGCTCTTCTCCAAGGGCAGGATCCTTCCCCTCAGGGACAACGGCGGCTGCTTCGCCGCCGCGCGGCCAACCACCACGCTGCGCGACGAGCtctgtggcggcggcggcggcggcggcggcgccagcGACGACGACGAGAGGGCCTCCGCCGCCGGAAGCAAGGGGTCCGGCCGGTGGAAGGAGATGCTCGGCCTGCGGAAGGCGCTCTGCGtcggcgtcggcggcggcggcggcaacggCGCTCCCGCCAAGAAGGTTGGTAGCGGCAAGAAGGGCGTCGCCGACGACATGGCAGCGTCCAATCAG GAGCTATGA